Genomic segment of Ranitomeya imitator isolate aRanImi1 chromosome 6, aRanImi1.pri, whole genome shotgun sequence:
AAACTCTGCATATATCAATAGTAAAGATGACACAAGTTTATTGAATGGCTTTACTCTAAACTTTCAGTCTCTGGTGTTTGAGTACAGCTCCGTAATTGTTTCACATCATGTTTgtctacgggggggggggggggtagggggagCAAGTGTGTTCTGAATTATACCCcagaaaggcctctttcacacttcctttggAATGTGAACGTCGTAATGCGTCattctgcggaaaaaaaacgcatcttgtaaagttgcctgcaggatgcgtttttttgcacatagacttgtattactgacgcatcggcacacgttccatacgtcatgCACTGGATGCATCGGTAATTGGCGGACCATCGTCGCAACAACATTCCACGTAATTTTTTTTTGTGCGACgcatctgccattttcgaccgcatgcggtgccgaaactccaccccctcctccccagaactcataatgggcagcggatgtgtctgaaaactgcccacattgtgcaccattttgcacaacgtccatcgggccgacggtttgcgacggccccgtaccgacagaagtgtgaaagaggccaaagAAACTGCTACCAGAGCTAATAACAGGAAGCGCATCAGATCAACTAACCTCTCCAAACAGGAGATGAGAGGAAAAGCAAACTAAAACATGAAGCATACAGAGAAAACATaccctggactattgatttatgcagtttGTTGAAAGTTTAGATGGGCTTTAAGTACTTGCCTTTAATCCTGTTGAGTGCAGGGCTGCAGGCATTCTTTCAGTTCTCTTTGCTCTGATCAGTAGAGGAGCTTTACTACTGAAcatgtaccatatatacttgagtataaaacaaccccccccctaattttgccacaaaaaactggataaacttattgactcgagtataagcctagggtggaaaatgcagcagctaccggtgaatttcaaaaataaaaagatgctccataccattcatcatggccccatagctgtgccatatagtgctctgcaccgttcattattgccccatagatgtaccatagaaagctgtgccattgctgctgctgctgctgcaataaaaaaaatgccatactcacctcttgcttgcagctcctcagtccCGTCTCAgcgtctccgcactgactgttcaggcagagggcgctgcgcacactgtcatcgcgccctctgacctgcagtcagagccagaggacgggaagatggagcggcgcccggcgtgtggaacgcggacaggtgaatatgtaatacttgcctgctcccggcatcccgctccttctcccggacagctggtcttcggtgccgcagcctcttcctctatcagcggtcaccgttaccgctcattagagaaatgaatgtggctccacccctatgggagtggagtccatattcataactttaatgagtggtcccacgtgaccgctgaacaggggaagagctgcggcacccggaggccgtgggacgggcagggggagcgcaggagccccggaagcgggtaagtatgcctcagcgccctctccccctcacccaccgaccctgccaccgaccgtgactcgagtataagccgagaggggcactttcagcccaaaaatttgggctgaaaatctcggcttatactcgagtatatacggtacataaaatgcagcacaaACTCATCTCCACTATAAGCAGAGATCCTTCGTTCAGGAataaacagacatttataggatttTTATAGCTTTCGCAAATCCTCATGAGAAAATATTCAACACTTACTACATTTAAATACTGTGCACAATTTATGGTATATTTTAGCAGTCTGTCCATTTTTATACCATCTCAACCAAAACAAACTGACTCCAACTCTGGCACTTGAAACAATGAGTTCTATAACCACCGATATGCCAAACTACAGCCTCAGTAGTGCCCATCAAGCCATCAGTACTtcattgataaaaaaaataaaaataaacgttAGTCTTAAAACTGGAAATTATATTAAGGCCAAAAACCTGGTATTGCCATAATCATGGAGACATTTTATTTTTAAAAGTAGTGCTGTAAAAATAAGTGCTTGTGTACCACCCCTTAAAGTGATTTTAATGAGAGAAAACGCATCTTTCCTCGTTCTGCATCAACAGAATAATTATGGCTCTTAGAAAGTCATgcattattaattttttatttttgtctacACTGtctttataaattttttttttttttttttttttttcccccagacccCTTTGCTGATGCAACTAAGGGTGACGACTTACTCCCGGCAGGGACTGAAGATTATATCCATATAAGAATTCAACAACGAAACGGCAGAAAGACTCTGACCACTGTACAGGGTATTGCAGATGATTACGACAAAAAGAAACTTGTAAAAGCCTTTAAGAAGGTAAATGTTTCACTTAGAAAGTCAAAACTATAAAATGGCAATGTTTCTGGAAGGTGGCTAGTAATGTTACTGATATGGTTCAGCAGACACTAATAAAATGCAGATTACTGTGAAATGATATGGCCCTTTTGTTACAGCCTTTATTTTTCCTCTACCTTGTAGAAATTTGCCTGTAATGGTACTGTGATTGAACATCCAGAGTACGGTGAAGTCATTCAACTTCAGGGTGATCAAAGGAAAAACATCTGTCAATTTCTTATGGAGGTAAGTAGTCCTGGCTGCTTTATCAAGGACTGGGTACTCATACTGTCAAACCTTGGAAAGGTTCTTTtcattcccttaacccctttctgacctcggacgggatagtacatagttaaggttgaaggaagactttaggtTCAACCCATAAaaggtcagatccccctctttgatgcagggcggtgagcctgcatcaaagccgggacatgtcagctgttttgaacagctatgtgcccgcaatagtggctagTGAAATCGCGATTTACCCGccgccattaactagttaaatgccacaaatgggcagcacggtggcgcagtggttagcactgcagccttgcagcgctggggtcctgggttctaatcccacccaggacaacatctgcaaagagtttgtatgttctctccatgtttgcgtgggtttcctccaggtactccggtttcctcccacattccaaagacatactgatagggaatttagactgtgagccccaacggggacagcgataataatgtgtgcaaaactgtaaagcgctgcggaatatgttagcgctataaaaaataaattattaaatgccgctgacaacggcatttaaatggcgcttccgtccatccggccggaaatgagcgcatcgctgacccggtCACATGATTGggagtcagcgatgcatcagaatggtaacctgagacctctatggttactgatcccagctagctgtgagtgccaccctgtggtcggcgctcatagccacctgcaattcagctacatagcagcgatctgatgatcgccgctatgtagcagaggcaattgagttgtgccagcttctagcctcccatgaaggctattgaagcatggcaaaagtgaagagaaagaagaaaaatgtgaaaaaaatagaagtttaaatcaccccccccccccccctttgccccatccaaaatcaataaaaaaacctacacatttggtattgccgcgttcagaatcgcccgatctatcaataaaagaaaaagattaacctgattgctaaacggcgtacaagaaattcgaaacgccagaattacatttttttttttttggtcgccgtgacattgcattaaaatgcaataacaggcgatcaaaagaacgtatctgcactaaaatggtatcaattaaaatgccagctcggcacgcaaaaaataagctctccgacgaccccagatcatgaaaaatggggacgctacgagtggcgcaattttttttttttttttttttcccagttctagtacacaacatgctaaaaccaatgatgttgttcaaaagtacaacttgttttgcaaaaaaataagccctcacatggccatattgacggaaaaattaaaaaagttatggctctgggaaggaggggaacgaaaaGCTAACACTGgggaaatggaaaatcccaaggtcatgaaggggttaataccccttACAAATCAAGTGATATGGCTTCAACTAATGCCTTAACTCCCTCCTTTAAATATATTGCTTGCTCACACTATTCTACCAGTTTAAACTTCATGCCATCTGTGTCCTTTATACATTGTCCCTTGTCTGACTACCAGACTAGCAAATGTGGCATAGAGCTAGTCATCCTGTTTGCAGGAAGTCAATATATCAAATACATTCTAGTTTCTCACTTCTGCACTCTTCACAAAGCAGTGCCTTTCCTGCCCCTGTCTCACTTGTCGTAAAGTTATAAAACGGGCTAAAGTAATACtttgctgcccatagcaaccaatcataaAGCAGCTTTTATTTTGTATCCTGCTCTGCAAACAGCATCCAGTGCAGCTTTTCAAAGTCTGTTTCTTAAATCTGCTGATGTATTTCTACTTTTCTAGAAAAGCCTCTCTGGCGCAGAGGGgtaaggtaataataataataataataatattattattattattattattattattaatagcttCAGTTCTACTGGTCAGGAAACTCAAAGTAAATGACTCATAACGCAGTGAGAAGttattcttaggctaggttcacactacgttagtgcagtccgttcaacatatccgttaaacggactgcactaacgcaagtgccagcacttgcacagcgctagcgcagatggagctagcagtgacagacccggaaacgctgcaggcggcgtctcgggtccggcactcaatgacggcacatcgctaacgcacgcccattgtgggcgtgcgctagcgatgcgctcgccattgcttgtaatggcggcgttaacggactacgtaacaccgcgttatgccgcggtgtaacttaGTCCGTTAAacaggttcacacaacgcagtgtgaacccagccttagtactTAGTACTTGTCtagattcatcaagaccagcattgTTGATGAAAATTCTTGATGAGAGTTGTTAAAGTCAAACAACCATTAAGAGATCCAAGCCTCCTTATGAATCCAGTGTCTGAAAAGCACTGTACACCTCACCATGAATCTTTCTTCATACACTGGGGTGAAATTCCTGGTGTAAGGTATACCACAGCTGGTCATTAATGAGTAGTTGTGGGGTCAATGACCCTGCTCAATACATCTTGATGGCACTAGGCAAAATTGGTGTGAAGATACCAGGTCACAACGTTTGGACACCCTTAAGTTCAGCCAAAATTCCCTTTTTTTCCCCAGAGGAAGAGGTCTtgtggctaagggtaccgtcacactatacgatttaccaacgatcacgaccagcgatacgacctggccgtgatcgttggtaagtcgttgtgtggtcgctggagagctgtcacacagctgtccagcgaccaacgatgccgaagtccccgggtaaccagggtaaacatcgggttactaagcgcagccctgcgcttagtaacccgatgtttaccctggttaccagcgtaaaaaaaacaaacaaacagtacatacttacattccggtgtctgtcccttgccgtctgcttcctgcactcactgactgccggccgtaaagtgaaagcacagcggtgacgtcaccgctgtgctctgctttcactttacggccggaagtcagtgagtgcgggaagcagacggcaagggacagacaccggaatgtaagtatgtactgtttattttttttatttttttttacatttacgctggtaaccagggtaaacatcgggttactaagcgcggccctgggcttagtaacccgatgtttaccctggttacaagcaaacgcatcgctagatcggtgtcacacacaccgatctagcgatgacagcgggagatccagtgacgaaagaatgttccaaacgatctgctacaacgtacgattctcagcatgatccctgattgctgctgcgtgtcagacacagcgatatcgtatggatatctctggaacgtcacgaatcgtagcgacaaaagtgccactgtgtgacggtacccttagtgtgatAACTCGACAGAAAATCATTATCAAATATCTTGTCTGGTGTTGTGACATATTTGTTACTGAAAAACAAACCATATTGTAAAACTGTCAATATGAGATCAGTGGGGTGTCTTAACACCGGTCACCCTCATAAACCACTTGATGTGAATTTGCTATGCGCAACACTAATTCACTTGTAATTTGTTTTTCTGCAGATTGGCATTGTTAAGGAAGAACAGCTGAAGGTCCATGGTTTCTGAGATGTGAATGATATCCTCATTCTCCTGCCAAGGCTGGCACTCTTGAAAAATGAATATTTGCAGTAGAAGGACTTTTAATATGTCTGAGCTTTCAACTCTAGGTCCTTTTGTGCATGATTATCGAAAGTGTGTAAAGAGTAGGCTAGTAACACATAAAAAAATAGCTGTGAGATGGTAGGTTGGAACAAAAGGTTTTAGCACATTTCCAATGGAAATGTTTTAGTGATCTGTCAACTTTTTCACTTGATTTGATGTTTTTGTTGTATTAAAACATGTTTGTTGCTGCCTACACTGGTTTCCGTTCTCATTTCTGGTCACTGTGCACACTTTACAAtggacaaaacctacaagaaacaaaatgagcaaataacctTCTGTAACTAAGTTAAAAGCTTAAAATACTTAAATTctttaatactgtttttgatcaaaaatggcATAAGCCATCCCAGCACTTTACATGGGATAGCTGTCTTCCAATAAACTTCTACTAGTTGTCTGTACAGTGGAGGTGACTAACTGGCCTGACTTAGATTGCAGTGTCAGTTTTTAACAAGTCAAACCACTGTTCTGTATGTGGGTGCATTTGGCAGAAATGTTGATCTGCAAAAAGTGCTCTTGTGGGGAGAAGGATGGAATTTGGCAAGTAGGGGGATAAGAGGTTTACTACAAATATTTActgtatgcctttttttttttcttttttgtgatcTCATTATGGTTTGGCTCCATGGCGAAAACAAGCCTTTATTTCTTATAAGGGTGTCATACATGTAGTGGTGGTCTGCATGGCAGTGTCACACGGTTTTACTGTTAGTTTCTCGGCTACAAGCCTTGTATGGGACAACACATGGTTGATGTGTGGCAACACTACTGGTGTATGAGCACCAGCAAAGTCTAATTAAATGCGATCTGCAGCTGGATGGATGAATGAAAACTGCTGTATGATTAAGAGAAATGCTACATGTATCCTGGCTCAGAAGTTGAGGTGTCAAAAAATGACAAGAGAATCAGACACCAGACCAGTATTTGAGGATGGAGCATTAACAGTAGTGAGGCACTAAAGATCACATGTAACTTGCAGATTACAAATATAAAACAATTACATTTTCCAAGACTGATTTGGGCACTCTGTATTTCAAATTCACAGAGAAGAAAAAAATGCCATTGGGGATATATTTACAAATTCACAGAATCTCCAAAATTCAAAAAATACAAATTAACCCTCCTTAATACAATTTATTAAAACGACCACATATGTGCACTACTTAAACCATCACCACAATAGCAGCATACTATAGGAAAGTCCAAGGTGGTGCCAGGCCCTACACTCCACTAAAAGCACCCTACCTAtcaggaggttggcaccctatcacCTGCACATTGGTGCCCCTGCTCCTTTTCGACTCTCCCTGCTACCCCTGTTGGGCCCTGTTAGGATGGGGAATAGAAAGATAAATCATACAGTGCCCCACTGAGTGTCTTGAGTCAACATAGGTAAATTGGCAGACCTATACTCATGCCTGTCTATTCCTTCctgtcagcgggggttggcgcccccgctcaacgacgactgtccTCTAATCTGGCCCTTATTATACAGATGAGGCCCAAACAGATAGGTTAAGGTGCTATAGTACTTTAAAGTGTCAAAGTATATAACCATCAGTTGCTTCCACATATCAGGGGTGCCCTTAGGGTACTGTATTTACACATAAAAGGATCCCTTACTGTGATAATCATTCATACTTCATATAACCATCAAATAACATGCCACATGATTTTTAAATGAGTATGTTCATAAGGACAGATGAAAGAACCAATATCTCAATCAAAACCCTATGTCTACATCAGGACCAGTAACAAATATCAATATAACAGTTCATGCCATCAATGAGTATTGAACAAGTACACCCCCCTTTTTTTGGATATGTTAAAACATAGTCATAATCCTACTCGGTGTCACTACAATGCATCCCTTTATAACTCACAATGCATCCCTTTataactcaacgcgtttcccctcttcTAATTataagaggttcatcaggagtgaaaTAGATAtcaaaagggttacttagcttagtCAGATTTGGCGTATTTAAGCAATATAGTCTGCAATACCACGGGACAATCCCATATCGATATGGTGCTTATGGACAAGTGCTAGAAACTGTGCAGTTTATAGACCATTCCTTACTTCCTAGATGGCATCACCTGATTACCTGGCGTGCGTTCCAGCCCCACGTGCTTCCGGTTATCACCCAGCAACCACAGCGCGTCACGTGATATATCTTGCAATGGAGCGTCCCCCGTGTTGCTAATGCGGCGGTGCGAAAGTTCGCGCACACTTAGTCCTAACAGAACTAcaacactaaggccggggtcacacttgcgtattgcatccgatgcgagagcatcggatgcaatgtgctaatgacactcggctcctgcttgcagcagagcaggagccgagtgtcatgcgtctgctccgattctctcgcacagggagtatcggagcacagctgcggaggaggcggaaaaatgaatttctccatctccgttGCTAGGGTCTGCTTATAGCGCACATGACTCAGataatatccgagtggtgtgcgctgtctcactcgcacccataggcttatatgggtgcgagtgagccgagagtttccctcggtccgagacaatcgcagcatgctgcgattgtctcggacggagacaaacggctgacaaaaagtcggctggtgggagcggccccatatggtaacattggtccgagtgcaatgcgtttttgtttttttccgcattgcactcgtccgtattatggtctagtgtgaccccggcaaaAGAAGCGCACCCCGCACTGCATCTGCACAAGTGTGACAAATCGCACACGCATAGTATTCCTACAATACAGATGTCCATTCCGCTAGTCATCCTGTGCAATGCTCGACAATTCGCGCATGCGCAGTCATCACTACAATATAGATGCCCGTTCAAGATGCCAATCTGCGCGAGGCTCAAACTGCAGTGTTCACACTAGCTGGAGGGTTAGCACACATGCGCGGGATTAAACACGCACCAATGTCCCTGCGTGCCATATATACTGTCATCTATACTAACGTCATCACCGTGTTAATAGATATTCAAGTATAGGTGCTGCTGTCATACTGTTGAAGATACAACCAATTAAACATTGATGTTATAAAAATATTTTAACCTTAGACAGTTCGCTGGGGACTTAATTGACAAAATACATAAATATCAGCACACGGTGATGACTGAGACAACAGATACTGAGAGGGGGATCCCCTTTAGAAATTCACTGTTTCAGGGTACTTCCCCCTCATCAGTCATccttagtcatgtgacaaggctcgttaaagagttgacattgactgttaggattgctacttccaataggtggcactaca
This window contains:
- the EIF1B gene encoding eukaryotic translation initiation factor 1b, with translation MSSIQNLNSFDPFADATKGDDLLPAGTEDYIHIRIQQRNGRKTLTTVQGIADDYDKKKLVKAFKKKFACNGTVIEHPEYGEVIQLQGDQRKNICQFLMEIGIVKEEQLKVHGF